In the genome of Paenibacillus sp. FSL R5-0766, one region contains:
- a CDS encoding carbohydrate ABC transporter permease: MKQSIGERLFDVFNTLLLLVIMVLCFYPMLYVFNSSISDPDQMLRSRSLMLIPEGFQLGAYKSVFQDTRIYTGYMNTLFYVVVGTAINLLMTSLAAYGLSRGDLMGRKTLMKLITFTMFFGGGMIPTFLLIQNLGMVDTRFALIIPGAISTFYFLIMKTNFEGIPISLIESAKLDGANDFLILFRIVLPLSKPILAVMMLYYAVDHWNDYVGPMLYLRSQELYPIQIIMRDILISSSTEAMGAGADTGFAIGENIKYATIIISTLPIMLVYPFIQRYFVQGALIGAVKQ, translated from the coding sequence ATGAAACAGTCTATAGGGGAACGACTTTTTGATGTATTTAATACACTGCTGCTCTTGGTGATCATGGTTTTATGCTTTTACCCGATGCTGTACGTGTTCAATTCTTCAATCAGCGACCCGGACCAGATGCTGCGTTCCCGTTCACTGATGCTCATTCCTGAAGGTTTTCAGCTGGGAGCGTACAAGTCGGTATTTCAGGATACTCGCATCTATACGGGATATATGAACACCTTGTTCTATGTTGTGGTGGGTACTGCCATCAATCTGCTGATGACTTCGCTGGCTGCATATGGGCTGTCACGTGGTGATCTGATGGGCAGAAAAACGTTGATGAAGTTAATTACGTTCACGATGTTCTTCGGCGGGGGTATGATCCCAACTTTTCTGCTAATTCAGAATCTGGGCATGGTGGATACCCGTTTTGCGCTTATTATTCCGGGTGCCATCAGTACGTTTTATTTCCTCATTATGAAAACAAACTTTGAAGGCATTCCGATCAGTCTGATTGAATCGGCGAAGCTTGATGGCGCCAATGACTTTCTGATTTTGTTCCGAATTGTACTGCCTTTGTCAAAGCCAATCCTGGCGGTTATGATGCTGTATTATGCGGTTGACCATTGGAATGATTATGTCGGACCGATGCTCTACCTGCGCAGTCAGGAGTTGTATCCGATCCAGATTATTATGCGTGATATTTTGATCAGCAGCAGTACGGAGGCCATGGGCGCTGGCGCTGATACCGGCTTTGCCATTGGGGAGAACATCAAATATGCAACCATTATTATCTCCACGCTGCCGATTATGCTGGTATATCCGTTCATCCAACGTTATTTTGTTCAGGGCGCTCTAATCGGTGCTGTGAAACAATAA
- a CDS encoding extracellular solute-binding protein, translating to MKKRMGSILLSSLLTMSLLAGCTGDNEPGNAEPAEGTEPAVQALTEIPLPITSEPFTIDYWRANDAKLTASLNNFGDMAAYKEKEKLTGIQVKFTHPPLGQQRDQFNLLISTKELPDVIYYNWADAVGGPEKMIKDGRIIRLNELIDSYAPNLKRIIESDPDVKKQIALDDGTIYMFPLLKLDALKLNATSGLIMRQDWLDALNLKVPTNIDEWYTVLKAFKEQDPNGNGKPDELPFTGNWGPGNLTKLHDFAAAFGVIGGFQMNGDKVEFGPIQPGYRDFLETMAKWYKEGLIDPEIMTNDGKAFDYKVTSNLAGAYQGGVFSGMGKYFNLMRDTDPNFNVTGVPWPVSPDGTSYATFNLENKVLSYGEAITASADEDKLKYIVQWMDYNYSEEGSDLFNFGIENDSYVRDGEGVKFTDTIIDNPNGLTYDQALASYALSIMDGPINQDSRYLDALLFDDGQRAANAEWMKASSALTLPPIRLSTDEVTTSTSIMSQVNTYLNETMTAIISGQKPITEFDTMAETIKSMGIDRAIEVHQAAYDRYQSK from the coding sequence GTGAAAAAAAGAATGGGGTCCATCTTGTTGTCATCGCTACTTACCATGTCTTTACTGGCGGGCTGTACGGGTGATAATGAACCAGGTAACGCAGAGCCAGCAGAAGGAACAGAACCTGCGGTGCAGGCATTAACCGAGATTCCGCTACCGATTACAAGTGAGCCATTTACCATTGACTACTGGCGCGCCAATGATGCCAAACTGACAGCTTCCTTAAACAATTTTGGCGATATGGCGGCTTATAAGGAAAAGGAGAAGCTGACGGGTATCCAAGTGAAGTTCACACATCCTCCGCTTGGACAACAGCGTGACCAATTCAATCTGTTGATCTCCACGAAAGAGCTACCGGACGTCATTTATTATAACTGGGCGGATGCCGTTGGCGGACCGGAAAAAATGATCAAGGACGGCCGGATCATCCGGTTGAATGAATTGATCGACAGTTATGCACCAAACTTGAAGCGGATTATTGAATCCGATCCGGATGTGAAAAAGCAGATTGCACTCGACGATGGAACGATCTATATGTTCCCGCTGCTGAAGCTGGATGCATTGAAGCTGAATGCCACTTCCGGTTTAATTATGCGCCAGGACTGGCTTGATGCATTGAACCTTAAGGTACCTACCAATATCGATGAGTGGTATACGGTACTTAAGGCATTTAAGGAACAGGACCCTAACGGCAACGGTAAGCCTGATGAGCTTCCTTTCACCGGAAACTGGGGGCCGGGTAACCTGACCAAGCTCCATGATTTTGCAGCGGCCTTTGGCGTGATTGGTGGCTTCCAGATGAATGGAGACAAGGTGGAGTTTGGACCGATTCAGCCGGGCTACCGTGATTTCTTGGAGACCATGGCCAAGTGGTACAAGGAAGGGCTGATTGATCCCGAGATCATGACCAATGACGGTAAAGCGTTCGACTATAAGGTTACCAGCAATCTGGCAGGTGCATATCAGGGTGGTGTATTCAGTGGCATGGGGAAATACTTCAATCTGATGAGAGATACCGATCCGAACTTTAACGTAACCGGCGTACCATGGCCCGTATCTCCGGATGGAACTTCTTATGCTACCTTCAATCTGGAGAATAAGGTACTTAGTTATGGTGAGGCCATTACGGCTTCCGCAGACGAAGACAAATTGAAATACATTGTACAGTGGATGGACTACAACTATAGCGAAGAGGGTAGTGATCTGTTCAACTTTGGTATCGAAAATGACAGCTATGTTCGTGACGGGGAAGGTGTCAAATTCACAGATACCATCATTGATAATCCGAACGGTCTAACGTATGACCAGGCACTGGCTTCCTATGCCTTATCCATTATGGACGGTCCAATCAATCAGGATAGTCGTTATCTGGATGCATTATTATTTGACGATGGACAGCGTGCGGCAAATGCGGAATGGATGAAAGCAAGCTCAGCATTAACGCTTCCCCCAATTCGTTTGTCAACAGATGAGGTGACCACAAGTACGTCCATTATGAGCCAGGTGAATACGTATTTGAATGA